Proteins encoded by one window of Canis aureus isolate CA01 chromosome 13, VMU_Caureus_v.1.0, whole genome shotgun sequence:
- the LOC144282257 gene encoding uncharacterized protein LOC144282257 isoform X1 produces the protein MCWEMGRNRQVIILTSISMGGVDILLKPSKTGTPAVDRRCHFIENEKSEVKYTILSTPKVYGKISGHQSENSKSYKADTEKASDMIKTFTRGLEGNYFTIIKAIHENPNVKIILKMKS, from the exons ATGTGCTGGGAGATGGGGAGAAACAGACAA GTTATAATACTGACATCTATCTCCATGGGAGGTGTTGACATTTTGCTGAAACCTTCCAAGACGGGAACTCCTGCTGTGGATAGGAGATGCCATTTCATTGAAAATGAGAAATCAGAAGTCAAATATACT attctatccACTCCTAAAGTTTATGGTAAAATTAGTGGTCATCAAAGTGAGAATTCAAAGAGCTACAAAG CAGATACAGAAAAGGCATCTgacatgataaaaactttcacaCGAGGACTGGAAGGAAATTACTTCACCATAATAAAGGCAATACATGAAAATCCCAACGTTAAAATCATACTCAAGAtgaaaagctga
- the LOC144282257 gene encoding uncharacterized protein LOC144282257 isoform X2: protein MCWEMGRNRQVIILTSISMGGVDILLKPSKTGTPAVDRRCHFIENEKSEVKYTTDVSRICHSSPRVITLSQGRAPVAVQVQGSSAGRIFSGLEKV, encoded by the exons ATGTGCTGGGAGATGGGGAGAAACAGACAA GTTATAATACTGACATCTATCTCCATGGGAGGTGTTGACATTTTGCTGAAACCTTCCAAGACGGGAACTCCTGCTGTGGATAGGAGATGCCATTTCATTGAAAATGAGAAATCAGAAGTCAAATATACT ACTGACGTATCCAGAATCTGCCATTCAAGTCCAAGGGTCATCACACTGAGCCAGGGAAGAGCCCCTGTTGCAGTTCAAGTTCAAGGGTCCTCTGCTGGAAGAATCTTCTCAGGCTTGGAGAAG